From the genome of Antennarius striatus isolate MH-2024 chromosome 19, ASM4005453v1, whole genome shotgun sequence, one region includes:
- the LOC137613722 gene encoding cysteine-rich protein 2-like: MASKCPKCDKTVYFAEKVSSLGKDWHKFCLKCERCNKTLNPGGHAEHDGKPYCHKPCYAALYGPKGVNIGGAGSYVYDSPVNEAPAAVSMETLGKPEEEKRAPTRGPVKAASFSSFSGGPNICPRCNKTVYFAEKVSSLGKNWHRPCLRCERCGKTLAAGSHAEHDGQPYCHKPCYAVLFGPKGVNTGGVGSYIYDDPEVEA; encoded by the exons ATGGCGTCAAAATGTCCTAAATGCGATAAGACGGTGTATTTCG CGGAGAAGGTGTCGTCTCTGGGGAAAGACTGGCACAAATTCTGTCTGAAATGCGAGCGCTGCAACAAGACACTGAATCCTGGAGGCCACGCCGAG CATGATGGGAAGCCGTACTGCCACAAACCCTGCTACGCTGCCCTCTACGGGCCAAAAG GTGTGAACATCGGAGGAGCTGGTTCTTATGTGTACGACAGTCCTGTCAATGAAGCCCCTGCTgccgtttccatggaaacactcGGAAAAccagaagaggagaagagagccCCCACACGGGGACCAGTGAAGG CTGCAAGCTTCTCATCTTTCTCTGGAGGACCCAACATCTGCCCCAGGTGCAACAAGACGGTATATTTTG ctgagaAGGTGTCATCCCTCGGTAAGAACTGGCATCGGCCCTGTCTGCGCTGTGAGCGCTGTGGGAAGACACTGGCTGCTGGCAGCCATGCAGAG CATGACGGACAGCCCTACTGCCACAAACCCTGCTACGCTGTGCTGTTTGGGCCCAAAG GCGTAAACACTGGAGGTGTTGGCAGCTACATCTATGATGATCCTGAGGTGGAGGCTTAG
- the LOC137613727 gene encoding fatty acid-binding protein, brain, producing the protein MVDAFCATWKLVDSENFDDYMKALGVGFATRQVGNVTKPTVIISQEGDKVVIRTQSTFKNTEISFKLGEEFDETTADDRNCKSTVSMDGDKLVHVQKWDGKETQFVREIKDGKMVMNLTFEDIHAVRTYEKA; encoded by the exons ATGGTCGACGCATTCTGTGCCACTTGGAAACTGGTTGACAGTGAGAATTTTGATGATTATATGAAAGCCCTCG GGGTCGGCTTCGCCACCCGGCAGGTCGGTAATGTTACCAAGCCGACCGTAATCATCAGCCAGGAGGGCGACAAGGTGGTGATTCGCACTCAGAGCACCTTTAAGAACACAGAGATCTCCTTCAAGCTGGGAGAGGAGTTTGACGAAACCACCGCCGATGACAGGAACTGCAAA TCCACAGTGAGTATGGACGGAGACAAGCTGGTCCACGTCCAGAAGTGGGACGGCAAGGAGACCCAGTTTGTCAGAGAAATCAAGGATGGAAAGATGGTCATG AATTTGACATTTGAAGACATCCATGCGGTCCGTACCTACGAGAAAGCATGA